A genomic window from Betta splendens chromosome 24, fBetSpl5.4, whole genome shotgun sequence includes:
- the agbl5 gene encoding cytosolic carboxypeptidase-like protein 5, which yields MEARFGNIVFSSKFDSGNLARVEKVEKGSSSPSSDTASSGSAPVGSNLSPDYEFNVWTQADCAGTEHENGNRSWFYFSVRGAAAGKVLKINVMNMNNQRKLYSQGMAPLVRTLPGKNRWERVRDRPTTEIVDNQFILSFTHRLSEVRGATTYFSFCYPYSYSECQEMLQHLDGRYPSVAQLSPSSAPDVVYYHRELLCHSLDGNRVDLLTVTNCSGMQEGREPRLPKLFPDTNTPRPHCFSGKRVFFLSSRVHPGETPSSFVFNGFLNFILRSEDPRAHMLRTMFVFKLIPMLNPDGVIRGHYRTDSRGVNLNRQYLNPSPELHPSIYAAKTLLLYHHTHNRLHNPQTSAYLNGPAHAQTAPSIVKPNQHHAPPLTALEVSLNQRNAEKDAGPAQPDVPMVMEENSWVPTEMGKANLNSSSSSSETVASVTVEVTAPQGEEQESISPQEGGVAYYVDLHGHASKRGCFMYGNSLPDESQQVENMLYPRLIAVNSAHFDFQGCNFSEKNMYARDKRDGQSKEGSGRVAMYKAIGLLHSYTLECNYNTGKSMNTIPPACHDSGRATPPPPPSFPPKYTPDIFEQVGRAVAISALDMAESNPWPRLVLSEHSCLTNLRAWILKHVRNTKGLNTHINAHHPPKVHHNGSKASPPKSFNNCLSGSASENTLSRVRCNSHSSSSQTPSPKMHSSPSFTFGCPPARAHAQHNGTYTSGRLGGNKTLGPVRDAKPQEKRRPPHHRSILRSPSNSHTHSRPPLSPPSSSSSSSSSVCATGSCSLPASVSMTGLSCPDFQASGASSSGCSKIPFPMRTGRVGRGCRPLTITHHPTETSNELGPEHILSSIKFSKCDLQPHVGRRVWSPDVPAIHDSKTSSGIHGNKEESATMKVWKLIRPGLHRHLSLSGVSGKDGALQRASQALRKKSTDRSLPYKGSNIIETEPETDETLQQAGEATVMPLPEQVSACETLCGEA from the exons ATGGAAGCTCGCTTTGGTAACATCGTGTTCAGCTCTAAATTTGACTCAGGGAACTTGGCCCGTgtggagaaggtggagaaggGCAGCTCCAGCCCTTCCTCTGACACGGCCTCCAGCGGCAGTGCCCCCGTTGGGTCCAACCTCAGCCCTGACTATGAGTTCAACGTGTGGACGCAGGCAGACTGTGCTGGCACAGAGCATGAGAATGGAAATAG atCATGGTTTTACTTCAGTGTGCGTGGTGCAGCAGCTGGGAAAGTCCTGAAGATTAATGTGATGAATATGAACAATCAGAGGAAGCTTTACAGCCAGGGCATGGCTCCTCTTGTTCGCACTTTACCTGGCAAAAACCGCTGGGAAAGGGTTCGAGACAGACCCACGACTGAA ATTGTTGATAACCAGTTCATTCTCTCCTTCACTCACCGGCTGTCGGAGGTGCGAGGAGCGACCACCTACTTCTCCTTCTGCTATCCATACTCATACAGCGAGTGCCAGGAgatgctgcagcacctggatgGGAGGTACCCCAGTGTCGCCCAACTCAGTCCAAGCAG TGCACCAGACGTTGTGTATTACCACAGGGAGTTGCTGTGCCACTCTCTAGATGGAAATAGAGTGGACCTGCTCACTGTGACCAACTGCAGCGGGATGCAGGAGGGGAGAGAGCCCCGGCTGCCTAAGCTGTTTCCCGACACCAACACTCCAAGACCACACTGCTTCTCTGGCAAACGG gtgtttTTCCTCAGCAGTCGGGTTCACCCTGGAGAAACCCCCTCATCCTTTGTGTTCAACGGTTTCCTAAACTTTATCTTGAGAAGCGAAGACCCACGAGCTCACATGCTCCGGACCATGTTTGTGTTCAAACTCATTCCCATGCTCAACCCAGACGGAGTTATCCGTGGACACTACAG GACTGATTCCAGAGGAGTAAACTTGAACAGGCAATACCTAAACCCCAGCCCTGAGCTGCACCCGTCCATCTACGCAGCCAAAACACTTTTACTGTATCACCATACACACAACCGTTTACACAACCCACAGACCAGCGCTTACTTGAACGGCCCAGCACACGCACAGACGGCGCCCTCCATCGTCAAACCAAACCAGCACCATGCACCTCCCCTCACCGCTCTCGAGGTGAGCTTGAATCAACGGAACGCAGAGAAGGACGCAGGTCCCGCACAGCCAGATGTTCCCATGGTGATGGAAGAAAACAGCTGGGTCCCCACTGAAATGGGGAAGGCGAACCTGAACAGCTCGTCAAGCTCCTCGGAGACTGTAGCTTCTGTCACTGTAGAAGTAACCGCTCCACAGGGGGAAGAACAGGAATCCATTTCACCCCAGGAGGGGGGTGTTGCATATTATGTGGACTTGCACGGCCATGCCTCCAAACGAGGATGCTTTATGTATGGAAATAGCCTCCCTGATGAGAGCCAGCAG GTAGAGAACATGCTGTATCCGAGGCTCATAGCGGTGAACTCTGCCCACTTTGATTTCCAGGGCTGCAACTTctcagagaaaaacatgtatgCGCGGGACAAAAGGGATGGCCAGTCTAAAGAAGGCAGCGGGCGGGTGGCCATGTACAAGGCCATAGGGCTGCTTCACAG CTACACCTTGGAATGCAACTACAACACAGGGAAAAGCATGAACACCATCCCACCGGCTTGCCATGACAGTGGACGGGCAACCccacctccgcctccatcaTTCCCTCCAAAATACACTCCAGATATATTTGAACAG GTGGGCCGTGCCGTGGCTATATCAGCCCTGGATATGGCAGAGTCCAACCCATGGCCACGACTGGTGCTGTCCGAGCACAGCTGCCTGACAAACCTCCGAGCCTGGATCCTCAAGCATGTACGGAACACCAAAGGCCTGAATACACACATAAACGCCCACCACCCACCCAAAGTACACCACAACGGCAGCAAGGCATCACCACCAAAGAGTTTCAATAA CTGTCTGTCCGGCTCAGCATCGGAGAACACCCTCAGCCGCGTACGCTGCAACAGCCACAGTAGCAGCAGCCAGACGCCCTCCCCCAAAATGCACAGCTCCCCCAGCTTCACCTTTGGCTGCCCCCCAGCCCGAGCTCACGCGCAGCACAATGGCACATACACAAGCGGACGGCTTGGGGGCAACAAGACGCTTGGGCCAGTCAGGG ACGCTAAGCCTCAGGAGAAGAGACGGCCCCCTCACCACCGCTCCATCCTGCGGTCTCCCagcaacagccacacacactcccGCCCCCCACTCtcacccccttcctcctcctcctcctcgtcttcctcagtGTGTGCAACAGGATCCTGTTCCCTCCCAGCATCCGTCAGTATGACAG GCCTCAGCTGTCCCGACTTTCAGGCAAGTGGAGCCAGTTCATCCGGTTGCTCCAAAATCCCTTTCCCCATGCGTACAGGGCGTGTGGGGAGAGGCTGCCGACCTCTCACCATCACTCATCACCCCACAGAG ACTTCTAATGAGTTGGGGCCTGAACACATCCTTTCATCCATCAAATTTAGCAA ATGCGATCTGCAGCCTCACGTGGGCCGCAGGGTGTGGTCACCTGACGTCCCTGCCATACATGACAGTAAAACATCCAGTGGCATCCATGGCAACAAAGAGGAGTCGGCCACCATGAAGGTCTGGAAGCTCATCAGACCTGGACTTCACCGACACCTGTCACTATCAG GTGTATCAGGGAAGGACGGTGCACTACAACGTGCCTCTCAAGCGCTAAGAAAGAAGAGCACCGACCGCAGTTTACCCTACAAAGGGAGTAATATCATAGAAACCGAACCGGAGACAGATGAAACGCTGCAACAG GCTGGGGAAGCGACAGTGATGCCTCTGCCTGAACAAGTGAGCGCATGTGAGACCCTATGTGGAGAAGCCTAG
- the ost4 gene encoding dolichyl-diphosphooligosaccharide--protein glycosyltransferase subunit 4, with amino-acid sequence MVTDVQLAIFANILGVSLFLLVVLYHYVAVNNPKKQE; translated from the coding sequence ATGGTGACAGACGTGCAACTGGCCATATTTGCCAACATCCTTGGCGTGTCGTTGTTCTTGCTGGTTGTGCTATATCACTACGTAGCTGTCAATAACCCCAAGAAACAGGAGTAG